The following proteins come from a genomic window of Ursus arctos isolate Adak ecotype North America unplaced genomic scaffold, UrsArc2.0 scaffold_12, whole genome shotgun sequence:
- the TMED5 gene encoding transmembrane emp24 domain-containing protein 5 isoform X1, whose amino-acid sequence MGDKIWLPCLVLLLATLYPVLLPGAAGFTPSLDSDFTFTLPAGQKECFYQPMPLKASLEIEYQVLDGAGLDIDFHLASPEGRTLVFEQRKSDGVHTVETEDGDYMFCFDNTFSTISEKVIFFELILDNMGEQEQEQEDWKKYITGTDMLDMKLEDILESINSIKARLSKSGHIQTLLRAFEARDRNIQESNFDRVNFWSMVNLVVMVVVSAIQVYMLKSLFEDKRKSRT is encoded by the exons ATGGGCGACAAGATCTGGCTGCCCTGCCTGGTGCTCCTCCTGGCCACTCTGTACCCAGTGCTGCTGCCGGGGGCGGCCGGCTTCACGCCCTCCTTAGACAGCGACTTCACGTTTACCCTTCCGGCCGGCCAGAAGGAGTGTTTCTACCAGCCCATGCCCCTGAAGGCCTCGCTGGAGATTGAGTACCAA GTTTTAGATGGAGCAGGATTAGATATTGATTTCCATCTTGCCTCTCCAGAAGGAAGAACCTTAGTTTTTGAACAAAGAAAATCAGATGGAGTTCACAC GGTAGAGACTGAAGATGGTGACTACATGTTCTGCTTTGATAATACATTCAGCACCATTTCTGAGAAGGTGATTTTCTTTGAATTAATCCTGGATAATATGGGAGAACAGGAGCAAGAACAGGAGGACTGGAAGAAATATATTACTGGCACAGACATGTTGGATATGAAACTGGAAGACATCCTG GAATCCATCAACAGTATCAAGGCCAGACTAAGCAAAAGTGGTCATATCCAGACTCTGCTTAGAGCATTTGAAGCTCGTGATCGAAACATACAAGAAAGCAACTTTGATAGAGTCAATTTCTGGTCCATGGTTAACTTAGTGGTAATGGTGGTAGTGTCAGCCATTCAAGTTTATATGCTAAAGAGTCTATTTGAAGATAAGAGGAAAAGTAGAACTTAA
- the TMED5 gene encoding transmembrane emp24 domain-containing protein 5 isoform X2, with protein MGDKIWLPCLVLLLATLYPVLLPGAAGFTPSLDSDFTFTLPAGQKECFYQPMPLKASLEIEYQVLDGAGLDIDFHLASPEGRTLVFEQRKSDGVHTVETEDGDYMFCFDNTFSTISEKVIFFELILDNMGEQEQEQEDWKKYITGTDMLDMKLEDILDPTIKIGFLEDVQLRVHLGIHQQYQGQTKQKWSYPDSA; from the exons ATGGGCGACAAGATCTGGCTGCCCTGCCTGGTGCTCCTCCTGGCCACTCTGTACCCAGTGCTGCTGCCGGGGGCGGCCGGCTTCACGCCCTCCTTAGACAGCGACTTCACGTTTACCCTTCCGGCCGGCCAGAAGGAGTGTTTCTACCAGCCCATGCCCCTGAAGGCCTCGCTGGAGATTGAGTACCAA GTTTTAGATGGAGCAGGATTAGATATTGATTTCCATCTTGCCTCTCCAGAAGGAAGAACCTTAGTTTTTGAACAAAGAAAATCAGATGGAGTTCACAC GGTAGAGACTGAAGATGGTGACTACATGTTCTGCTTTGATAATACATTCAGCACCATTTCTGAGAAGGTGATTTTCTTTGAATTAATCCTGGATAATATGGGAGAACAGGAGCAAGAACAGGAGGACTGGAAGAAATATATTACTGGCACAGACATGTTGGATATGAAACTGGAAGACATCCTG GACCCTACTATAAAAATAGGTTTTTTGGAAGATGTACAACTTAGAGTGCATCT agGAATCCATCAACAGTATCAAGGCCAGACTAAGCAAAAGTGGTCATATCCAGACTCTGCTTAG